A region of Brevundimonas sp. NIBR10 DNA encodes the following proteins:
- a CDS encoding 16S rRNA (uracil(1498)-N(3))-methyltransferase, with amino-acid sequence MIRLYVTTELSPGTAVAPTLDQSRYLTQVMRLKLADDLLVFNGRDGEWRCSIAEVLKKGVLLRAEEQVRPQTTVPDVHLLIAVVKKSALEFAVEKATELGSARIGLVQTDRTQVQHVRLDRLDAIAMESAEQTGRMDVPVIDATRRLTEVLDGWDATRKLMFCNETGGQPAIAAVQAAGAGPWTILIGPEGGFSPDERERLRALPFTTAVSLGPRVLRADTAATTALTLWQAAVGDWAR; translated from the coding sequence ATGATCCGCCTCTACGTCACCACCGAACTGTCCCCCGGCACTGCCGTCGCCCCGACGCTTGATCAGTCGCGCTATCTGACCCAGGTCATGCGGCTGAAGCTCGCCGACGACCTGCTGGTGTTCAACGGGCGGGACGGGGAGTGGCGCTGTTCGATCGCCGAGGTGCTCAAGAAGGGTGTCCTGCTGCGCGCCGAGGAACAGGTCAGGCCCCAGACGACCGTGCCTGACGTCCATCTGCTGATCGCCGTGGTCAAGAAGTCGGCGCTGGAGTTCGCAGTGGAGAAGGCGACCGAACTGGGTTCCGCGCGCATCGGTCTGGTCCAGACCGACCGGACCCAGGTCCAGCACGTCCGCCTCGATCGACTTGACGCCATCGCCATGGAAAGCGCCGAACAGACGGGGCGGATGGACGTGCCCGTCATCGATGCAACCCGTCGCCTGACCGAGGTCCTGGACGGCTGGGACGCGACGCGAAAGCTGATGTTCTGTAACGAGACCGGGGGACAGCCCGCCATCGCGGCGGTCCAGGCGGCGGGGGCGGGGCCCTGGACCATCCTGATTGGTCCCGAGGGTGGCTTCTCGCCGGACGAACGCGAGAGACTGAGGGCTCTGCCGTTCACGACGGCGGTGTCGCTGGGGCCGCGCGTGCTGCGTGCCGACACGGCCGCGACCACGGCCTTGACGCTGTGGCAGGCGGCCGTGGGCGACTGGGCGCGATGA
- a CDS encoding helix-turn-helix domain-containing protein: MIDTTHAAPAEARPNRRVAAKVRTRLAVLDEARRQFRSKGYGAVTIRSIAKAIGKSTGSIFANFTDKADLWKAAMECDPPIDTGDGPIRAALPMLSALRGLIAIRPANWDDDEDPDQVAAWRAADTAIALATRTPCAPVEGSAR, encoded by the coding sequence ATGATCGACACGACCCATGCCGCCCCTGCCGAGGCCAGGCCCAACCGCCGCGTCGCCGCCAAGGTGCGGACCCGGCTCGCCGTCCTCGATGAGGCCCGCCGCCAGTTCCGGTCCAAGGGCTACGGCGCGGTGACGATCCGCTCGATCGCGAAGGCGATCGGAAAGTCTACCGGTTCGATCTTCGCCAACTTCACCGACAAGGCCGATCTCTGGAAGGCGGCGATGGAGTGCGATCCGCCGATCGACACCGGCGACGGCCCGATCCGCGCCGCCCTGCCCATGCTGTCCGCCCTGCGCGGCCTGATCGCGATCCGACCTGCGAACTGGGACGACGACGAGGATCCAGACCAGGTCGCCGCCTGGCGCGCCGCCGACACCGCGATCGCCCTGGCCACGCGCACGCCGTGCGCCCCGGTGGAAGGGTCCGCACGATGA
- a CDS encoding acyl-CoA dehydrogenase family protein, which yields MNVITTPSPDFMLEEDIVMFSDSVGKWIDEHAPPEKVQEWIANSSVPRELWTQAGQDGLMGLSMPEEDGGMGGDYRHEVVLMRQLGWKGADHFGISLHNAIVAPYIWHYGTEEQKARWLPRLASGELVGAIAMTEPGAGSDLQGVKTSAIKSGNGYVVNGSKTFITNGQLANFIIVVAKTDPTAGAKGTSLIVVETDGAEGFERGRNLHKIGMEGNDTSELFFNDVKVPGDNIIGGVEGQGFIQLMQQLPQERLNIAVQGVAAAERGLEQTIEYVKQRKAFGKAVIDFQNTQFKLAEVKTKLTVARVFVDHCIGLHLKGQLDAVTASMAKYWVTDIQGEVIDEMLQLHGGYGYMNEYPIAQLYKDARVQRIYGGTNEIMKVLIARSL from the coding sequence ATGAACGTCATCACCACCCCGTCGCCCGACTTCATGCTGGAAGAGGACATCGTCATGTTCTCCGACAGCGTCGGCAAATGGATCGACGAGCACGCGCCGCCCGAGAAGGTCCAGGAATGGATCGCCAACTCCTCCGTCCCGCGCGAGCTCTGGACCCAGGCCGGTCAGGACGGGCTGATGGGCCTGTCGATGCCCGAAGAGGACGGCGGAATGGGCGGCGACTATCGCCACGAGGTGGTGTTGATGCGCCAGCTGGGCTGGAAGGGCGCGGACCATTTTGGCATCTCGCTGCACAACGCCATCGTCGCCCCCTACATCTGGCACTACGGCACCGAGGAGCAGAAGGCGCGCTGGCTGCCACGTCTGGCTTCGGGCGAACTGGTCGGGGCCATCGCCATGACTGAGCCGGGCGCGGGCAGTGACCTCCAAGGGGTGAAGACCTCGGCGATCAAGTCCGGCAACGGCTATGTCGTCAACGGCTCCAAGACCTTCATCACCAACGGCCAGTTGGCCAACTTCATCATCGTCGTGGCCAAGACCGATCCGACGGCGGGTGCCAAGGGCACGTCCCTGATTGTCGTCGAAACCGATGGTGCTGAGGGCTTCGAGCGCGGCCGCAACCTCCACAAGATCGGCATGGAGGGCAATGACACCTCCGAGCTGTTCTTCAACGACGTGAAGGTGCCGGGCGACAACATCATCGGCGGCGTCGAGGGCCAGGGCTTCATTCAGCTGATGCAGCAACTGCCTCAGGAACGGCTGAACATCGCCGTCCAGGGCGTGGCGGCGGCCGAACGGGGCCTCGAACAGACGATCGAATACGTCAAACAGCGCAAGGCCTTCGGCAAGGCGGTCATCGACTTCCAGAACACCCAGTTCAAGCTGGCCGAGGTCAAGACCAAGCTGACCGTCGCCCGCGTCTTCGTCGATCATTGCATCGGTTTGCACCTCAAGGGCCAGCTCGACGCCGTCACCGCCTCCATGGCCAAATACTGGGTCACCGACATCCAGGGCGAGGTCATCGACGAGATGCTCCAGCTCCACGGCGGCTATGGCTACATGAACGAATACCCGATCGCCCAGCTCTACAAGGACGCCCGCGTCCAGCGCATCTACGGCGGGACGAACGAGATCATGAAGGTGCTGATCGCGCGCTCACTGTAG
- a CDS encoding energy transducer TonB, whose translation MNVRCKDDRLEVYLVIVGYLGDAADVRYRFDNGEVRTNTWDTSTDGSGVFAPGPGEFARSLMTSSRLVFEVTGEYGSPDQIAVSLAGSSGPIGRVLDGCGVPRSEIYRPDGPIWRRAVEAIDAADRDTIELVSGFLAASDLYDGSPGRTRPVGLYQALSDFYSGYWSMCRSGRSLSQSCDTWTASRRYNNDADYPKEPIELLAEIVSAPPAPETPAVASTTPAVLTNVTWSRPPRVTADDFPSRALDRGVGGFATVSCTAAATGRPANCRVVSESPAGLGFGQAAVRVVQRAQLSPRSSGTIADPTFTTRVEFNVPTPAAP comes from the coding sequence ATGAACGTCCGATGCAAGGATGATCGCCTCGAGGTGTATCTGGTGATCGTCGGCTATCTCGGCGACGCTGCGGACGTGCGCTATCGCTTCGACAACGGCGAAGTCCGCACCAATACCTGGGACACCTCAACTGACGGATCCGGCGTGTTCGCTCCTGGGCCAGGCGAGTTTGCCAGGAGCCTGATGACCTCCAGTCGCCTGGTTTTTGAGGTGACGGGTGAATACGGGTCTCCCGACCAGATCGCCGTCTCTCTTGCCGGATCGAGCGGGCCGATCGGCCGGGTTCTGGATGGCTGCGGCGTCCCGCGAAGCGAAATCTATAGGCCCGATGGACCGATCTGGCGCCGGGCAGTCGAGGCGATCGACGCTGCCGATCGCGACACCATTGAACTCGTTTCTGGCTTTCTCGCGGCCTCCGATCTTTATGATGGATCGCCCGGCCGTACTCGCCCGGTGGGGCTTTATCAGGCCCTGTCCGACTTCTACAGCGGCTATTGGAGTATGTGCAGGTCCGGTCGAAGCCTTTCCCAATCTTGCGACACATGGACCGCCTCGCGGCGCTACAATAATGACGCCGACTATCCCAAAGAGCCTATCGAGCTCTTGGCGGAGATAGTCAGCGCGCCGCCGGCACCGGAAACACCGGCAGTAGCTTCCACGACACCCGCCGTCCTCACGAACGTGACCTGGAGTCGGCCGCCGAGAGTGACGGCCGATGATTTTCCTTCTCGGGCTCTGGACCGGGGCGTCGGCGGGTTTGCCACGGTGAGCTGCACGGCAGCCGCCACCGGCAGGCCGGCCAACTGCCGGGTCGTTTCTGAATCCCCGGCCGGATTGGGGTTCGGACAAGCCGCCGTTCGTGTAGTTCAGCGCGCGCAGCTCTCGCCGAGGAGTTCTGGAACGATCGCCGACCCGACCTTTACGACACGGGTCGAGTTCAATGTTCCGACGCCAGCCGCTCCTTAG
- a CDS encoding terminase gpA endonuclease subunit codes for MVFPSTLTRAAALVVLSVAGDLAPPDDVRISEWVEQGHVILSPRTGSPLAQNGPVPFGFEKVEYLREPLDRLHPDDPCTRLAVLGGAQTAKSSIGQLWVAWSIVNRPAPFAIGLPSAGEITKYDDVKLAPLIEESPELRRRVKPVSTKSSEGSSTKKKRLLNGATLALFNLASPKELQMISAGNLILEEVGNALREVGSRGAPVKQARERQAAYSAIGSKEAMLSTPSELGECEITRAEQQGDQRRFYGQCQQCLGHFHLMPEGFRGGDRNGTPHHFVCPPADGGCGGVLEESDMPAFRQAGFWLPTFLSDEDDNPAPGPFVAVEDIEAHLVPAAGFAYRQSSRDCEGREPSYYIWQAMCGLISWAKIAASIAEAVTPADLKALEQQTFGRAWDPSVEAMAWEDLHRLCEDYEAEIVPARAGLLTGFCDVQGGYLEWGVIGWGPGGEWWVVDRGVITGDTSGDDVWHKLDRVTRRTYPHTDGGELLPLWGVDTGYRTQKVYAFCRGRPNVLALDGQPGWKKPAFGKGKPQKVIENGRIKGRVKLYPTGTWELKAALMWSLKISTEAGYQTPLQGRGHWSRREDEAWAMQITAEGLAEEKDKKSGELKRWWRKLRERNEWVDIWVGARALAYNLGVGAPRKDGSGELADWAALAARRNPSAPQSDLFIAPKAHAVRPSEAPSAPTPSTGTTRRFFRKRS; via the coding sequence GTGGTCTTCCCCAGCACGCTCACCCGCGCCGCAGCGCTCGTTGTGCTGTCCGTTGCCGGAGATCTCGCCCCGCCCGATGACGTCCGGATTTCGGAGTGGGTCGAACAGGGCCACGTCATCCTGTCGCCGCGCACTGGCTCGCCGCTGGCGCAGAATGGCCCCGTCCCGTTCGGCTTTGAAAAGGTCGAATACCTTCGCGAGCCCCTCGACCGTCTTCACCCCGACGACCCCTGCACACGCCTGGCCGTGCTCGGGGGGGCCCAGACGGCCAAGTCGTCGATCGGTCAGCTCTGGGTCGCCTGGTCCATCGTCAACCGCCCGGCCCCATTCGCGATCGGCCTGCCGTCCGCCGGCGAGATCACCAAATACGACGACGTCAAACTCGCGCCTCTGATCGAGGAAAGCCCCGAGCTCCGCCGTCGCGTCAAACCGGTGTCGACCAAATCAAGCGAGGGATCGAGCACCAAGAAGAAGCGGCTCCTCAACGGCGCGACCCTGGCCCTGTTCAACCTGGCCTCGCCCAAGGAACTGCAGATGATCTCGGCCGGGAACCTGATCCTGGAGGAGGTCGGCAACGCCCTGCGGGAAGTCGGCTCCCGGGGTGCCCCGGTCAAACAGGCTCGAGAGCGCCAGGCCGCCTATTCGGCGATCGGCTCGAAGGAGGCCATGCTCTCTACCCCGTCCGAGCTCGGCGAATGCGAGATCACCCGGGCCGAGCAGCAGGGCGATCAGCGCCGCTTCTACGGGCAGTGCCAGCAGTGCCTTGGCCATTTCCACCTGATGCCCGAGGGGTTCAGGGGCGGAGATCGGAACGGGACACCTCACCACTTCGTCTGCCCGCCGGCCGACGGTGGATGCGGCGGAGTGCTCGAGGAATCGGACATGCCGGCTTTCCGGCAAGCAGGCTTCTGGCTCCCGACCTTCCTGTCCGATGAGGACGACAATCCTGCCCCCGGCCCCTTCGTCGCCGTTGAGGATATCGAGGCGCATCTCGTCCCGGCCGCCGGCTTCGCCTATCGGCAGTCCTCGCGCGACTGCGAGGGCCGTGAGCCCAGCTACTACATCTGGCAGGCGATGTGCGGTCTGATCAGCTGGGCCAAGATCGCCGCCTCGATCGCCGAGGCCGTGACCCCGGCGGATCTCAAGGCCCTCGAACAACAGACCTTCGGTCGCGCCTGGGACCCGTCGGTCGAGGCTATGGCCTGGGAGGATCTCCACCGCCTTTGCGAGGACTACGAGGCCGAGATCGTCCCTGCGCGTGCAGGACTTCTGACCGGCTTCTGCGACGTCCAGGGCGGCTATCTGGAATGGGGTGTGATCGGCTGGGGGCCGGGTGGCGAATGGTGGGTCGTCGATCGTGGGGTCATCACCGGCGACACCTCCGGTGACGATGTCTGGCACAAGCTCGATCGCGTCACGCGTCGAACCTATCCCCATACGGACGGGGGCGAGCTCCTGCCGCTCTGGGGCGTCGATACCGGCTATCGGACCCAGAAGGTCTACGCCTTCTGTCGCGGCCGTCCGAACGTCCTGGCCCTGGACGGCCAGCCGGGATGGAAGAAGCCCGCCTTCGGGAAGGGCAAGCCGCAGAAGGTCATCGAGAACGGCCGCATCAAGGGGCGCGTCAAACTCTATCCGACCGGCACCTGGGAGTTGAAGGCGGCCCTGATGTGGTCGCTGAAGATATCCACCGAGGCCGGCTATCAGACGCCCCTCCAGGGTCGAGGTCACTGGTCTCGTCGCGAGGACGAGGCCTGGGCGATGCAGATCACCGCCGAGGGCCTGGCCGAGGAAAAGGACAAGAAGAGCGGCGAGCTCAAGCGTTGGTGGCGCAAGCTTCGCGAGCGCAATGAGTGGGTCGACATCTGGGTCGGTGCCCGCGCCCTGGCCTACAACCTCGGCGTCGGAGCCCCCCGCAAGGACGGATCCGGAGAGCTGGCCGACTGGGCCGCCCTGGCCGCCCGCCGCAATCCTTCGGCCCCCCAGTCCGACCTGTTCATCGCGCCCAAGGCGCACGCTGTGCGCCCCTCGGAAGCGCCGTCGGCACCGACACCGTCAACCGGCACGACCCGCCGCTTCTTCCGCAAGAGGAGTTGA
- a CDS encoding phage Gp37/Gp68 family protein has product MADQTHIEWTDATWNIITGCSVVSPGCTNCYAMRLAGTRLRHHPSRQGLTIDTKAGPVWNGQVRFNEQWLDQPARWTKPRRIFVCAHGDLFHPDVPFGWVMRILMVIAMTPHHTYQVLTKRPDRAREFFRRWANVDEENDWGFRNARGPEEVRAAHPSGRGQLFADMLEAMGQPPPGCAYPAFDWANGMSRWEDVFPNLWLGVSVEDQCRADERIPILLDTPAAVRWISAEPLLGPIDLEAAWHGENALDSECWGDCAWCEKGHRPLHNCQRGKQSEADSVRGRSGLDWVVVGGESGPGARPMHPDWVRQIRDQCAAADVQFLFKQWGAWSPVETWRPGRATQRAIMLDGSPVADDAVPQDVGGQRFVLDGKRAAGRKLDGRLHDGFPE; this is encoded by the coding sequence ATGGCTGACCAGACCCACATCGAGTGGACCGACGCCACCTGGAACATCATCACCGGCTGCAGCGTCGTCTCGCCCGGATGCACGAACTGCTACGCCATGCGCCTCGCCGGCACCCGGCTCCGGCATCACCCCAGCCGCCAGGGCCTGACGATCGACACCAAGGCGGGGCCGGTCTGGAACGGCCAGGTGCGGTTCAATGAGCAGTGGCTCGACCAGCCCGCACGCTGGACCAAGCCGCGCCGGATCTTCGTCTGCGCCCATGGCGACCTGTTCCATCCGGACGTGCCCTTCGGATGGGTCATGCGGATCCTGATGGTCATCGCGATGACGCCGCACCACACCTACCAGGTGCTGACCAAGCGGCCCGATCGCGCGCGTGAATTCTTTCGGCGCTGGGCCAACGTCGACGAAGAGAACGACTGGGGCTTCAGGAATGCGCGCGGGCCCGAGGAAGTCCGGGCAGCGCACCCCAGCGGCCGGGGCCAGCTGTTCGCCGACATGCTCGAGGCCATGGGCCAACCGCCCCCCGGGTGCGCCTATCCCGCCTTCGACTGGGCCAACGGGATGTCGCGCTGGGAGGATGTCTTTCCGAACCTCTGGCTCGGGGTCAGCGTTGAAGACCAGTGCCGGGCGGACGAGCGGATCCCGATCCTTCTCGACACCCCAGCCGCCGTCCGCTGGATTTCGGCGGAGCCGCTGCTCGGACCGATCGATCTCGAGGCCGCGTGGCATGGCGAGAACGCTCTGGACAGCGAATGCTGGGGCGACTGCGCCTGGTGCGAAAAGGGTCACCGCCCCCTCCACAACTGCCAGCGTGGAAAGCAATCCGAGGCGGATTCCGTACGCGGACGCTCGGGCCTCGACTGGGTCGTCGTCGGCGGCGAGAGCGGGCCGGGCGCACGCCCCATGCATCCCGACTGGGTGCGCCAGATCCGGGACCAGTGCGCGGCGGCCGATGTCCAGTTTCTCTTCAAACAGTGGGGGGCCTGGTCGCCAGTCGAGACCTGGCGTCCTGGGCGCGCGACGCAGCGGGCGATCATGCTCGACGGAAGCCCCGTCGCGGACGACGCCGTACCACAAGACGTCGGCGGGCAACGCTTTGTCCTGGACGGAAAGAGAGCCGCCGGCCGTAAGCTGGACGGCAGGCTGCACGACGGATTTCCGGAATGA
- a CDS encoding transcription termination/antitermination NusG family protein translates to MSAFNPSAAKGGYLWYVVITHVGQERLAKYQLERQGFDVYLPMVPPPLGARVRNGISPTPRPMVPRYLFVSVDVNQPGWSAIRSTMGVHDVIMQGSGETAKPSPIPNRFIEEIQNREINGLVILPHRSKAEKAASAPRYRKGDKLRFSGPTADYDLIFQEMVDGDRAKVIFTLLGRESVQVISLPSD, encoded by the coding sequence GTGAGCGCGTTCAATCCATCCGCCGCCAAGGGGGGCTACCTCTGGTACGTCGTGATCACCCACGTCGGGCAAGAGCGTCTGGCCAAGTACCAGCTGGAGCGTCAGGGCTTTGACGTCTACCTGCCCATGGTGCCGCCGCCTCTCGGAGCACGCGTCAGGAACGGGATCTCCCCCACGCCCCGGCCGATGGTGCCCCGCTATCTGTTCGTCAGTGTCGATGTGAACCAGCCAGGCTGGAGCGCGATCCGATCAACGATGGGCGTCCATGACGTGATCATGCAGGGGTCAGGCGAAACCGCCAAGCCGAGCCCGATCCCCAATCGGTTCATCGAAGAGATCCAGAACCGTGAGATCAACGGCCTGGTGATCCTGCCGCACCGGTCCAAGGCCGAGAAGGCGGCCTCAGCGCCTCGCTACCGCAAAGGCGACAAGTTGCGGTTCAGCGGCCCGACGGCCGACTATGACCTGATCTTCCAGGAGATGGTTGACGGCGACCGTGCGAAGGTCATATTCACCTTGTTGGGCCGCGAATCGGTTCAGGTGATTTCGCTGCCGTCAGACTGA
- a CDS encoding tyrosine-type recombinase/integrase, with translation MTLTAAAARWWDERGALLKGGDRLEARIERAVALVGPARPIREITTQVVSRAIEKRRGQTRTHAKGDKPREYLPTGSTVNRDMIDTLRPILNRARKAWGATLPQIDWAEVRMDEPKPKPKEFAGDELDLVLAKVRPHWHDVIRFAATYGCRVSELWFALDDIDVNDPGAARIKLRDRKGGDDHMIPLLPADAAMIAARLGRARAAELETVWFREKRMPGPGGQVILKPLSQAGLEIAVRRAMTASGLRAAKGMRGIHATRHHAAMQILRATGNLRVAQRLLGHADIKSTMVYAHAIEDDVRAGLAALSRNSPELPTGDTENPAQDQSAKKA, from the coding sequence ATGACCCTGACCGCTGCCGCCGCCCGATGGTGGGATGAGCGCGGCGCCCTGCTCAAGGGCGGCGATCGCCTCGAGGCCCGTATCGAGCGTGCCGTCGCCCTGGTCGGTCCGGCCCGTCCCATTCGTGAGATCACGACCCAGGTCGTCTCGCGCGCGATCGAGAAGCGTCGAGGCCAGACCCGCACCCACGCCAAGGGCGACAAGCCTCGCGAATACCTCCCGACCGGCTCGACGGTGAACCGCGACATGATCGACACCCTACGGCCGATCCTGAACCGGGCGAGGAAAGCCTGGGGGGCGACCCTGCCGCAGATCGACTGGGCCGAGGTCCGCATGGACGAGCCCAAGCCCAAGCCGAAGGAGTTCGCCGGCGACGAGCTGGACCTGGTCCTCGCCAAGGTCCGGCCGCACTGGCACGACGTGATCCGCTTCGCCGCGACCTACGGCTGCCGGGTCAGCGAGCTCTGGTTCGCCTTGGACGACATCGACGTCAATGATCCCGGTGCCGCCCGCATCAAGCTGCGCGATCGCAAGGGCGGCGACGACCACATGATCCCCCTGCTGCCGGCGGACGCCGCGATGATCGCCGCCCGCCTCGGCCGGGCCCGGGCCGCCGAGCTCGAGACGGTGTGGTTTCGCGAGAAGCGCATGCCGGGCCCGGGCGGCCAGGTCATCCTCAAACCCCTCAGCCAGGCAGGGCTCGAGATCGCCGTGCGCCGCGCCATGACCGCCTCGGGCCTGCGCGCCGCCAAGGGCATGCGCGGGATCCACGCCACCCGTCACCACGCGGCCATGCAGATCCTGCGCGCGACCGGAAACCTACGCGTCGCCCAGCGCCTCCTGGGCCACGCCGACATCAAGTCGACCATGGTCTACGCCCACGCGATCGAGGACGACGTCCGCGCCGGCCTTGCTGCACTTTCCCGGAATAGTCCCGAACTGCCGACCGGCGACACCGAAAATCCCGCGCAGGATCAGTCCGCTAAGAAGGCCTGA
- a CDS encoding helix-turn-helix domain-containing protein encodes MTIHTPITAAPIGAATEARILAAFKDTCLLSAEATARLLGIDVRSLRALNDDGLIRAVRRGRRETRAYTEGDIRAYLTQSAAPCPSTNPPRAPTSNMTSRSGVADFMARRALKRAARPKK; translated from the coding sequence TTGACCATCCATACGCCCATCACGGCCGCGCCGATCGGTGCCGCGACCGAGGCGCGGATCCTCGCCGCCTTCAAGGACACCTGCCTGCTGTCGGCCGAGGCGACAGCCCGACTTCTCGGCATCGATGTAAGATCCCTGCGCGCCCTCAATGACGACGGCCTCATCCGCGCGGTTCGCCGGGGGCGGCGCGAGACCCGCGCCTATACCGAGGGTGACATCCGCGCCTACCTGACCCAGAGTGCCGCCCCATGTCCGTCTACAAACCCGCCAAGAGCCCCTACTTCCAATATGACTTCCAGATCCGGGGTCGCCGATTTCATGGCTCGACGGGCGTTGAAACGCGCCGCGCGGCCGAAGAAGTAG